The Rhododendron vialii isolate Sample 1 chromosome 8a, ASM3025357v1 genome has a window encoding:
- the LOC131297997 gene encoding calcium/calmodulin-regulated receptor-like kinase 2 yields MAHKGELVVIGISVGVALGILIAVLAFLGICWFKKRSPLQNANNDHSGMILPIRTNGLGSSIDSSASLSDSEYVTGSDYLPKGSHFSWWSYRGKDGLASASGIPRYLYKDIQKATQNFTTILGQGSFGPVYKASMATGEVVAVKVLASDSKQGEKEFQTEVSLLGRLHHRNLVNLVGYCVDKGQHMLIYEFMRNGSLADHLYSQEEEVLSWDVRLEIALDISHGIGYLHDGAVPPVIHRDLKSANILLDRSMRAKVADFGLSKEEAFDGRKSGIKGTYGYIDPEYITTNKFTTKSDIYSFGIILFELITAIHPQQNLMEYVNLAGMSPDGVDEILDNRLIGDCKIVEVRNLASIAHKCLRKTSRRRPSIAEVSQAISKIKQSRLSKDDTMSFSREDAAGLACRTELQQVQLSKMSSINEIM; encoded by the exons ATGGCTCATAAAGGTGAATTGGTTGTTATTGGCATCTCCGTTGGTGTGGCTCTTGGCATTTTGATAGCAGTTCTAGCTTTTTTGGGGATATGCTGGTTCAAAAAACGTTCTCCTTTGCAAAATGCTAACAATGACCATAGTGGAATGATTCTTCCAATACGGACAAATGGCCTGGGTTCAAGCATTGACTCTAGTGCAAGTCTCTCAGATTCTGAATATGTTACGGGATCAGATTATCTTCCCAAAGGTTCTCACTTCTCTTGGTGGAGCTACCGTGGTAAAGATGGGTTGGCTTCAGCATCTGGCATACCAAGATACTTGTACAA GGATATTCAGAAAGCTACGCAAAACTTCACCACTATTTTGGGACAGGGATCTTTTGGTCCTGTCTATAAAGCCTCAATGGCTACAGGTGAAGTGGTTGCCGTGAAGGTTCTGGCTTCTGATTCAAAGCAAGGGGAGAAAGAGTTCCAAACAGAG GTATCTCTACTTGGTAGGCTGCATCACCGGAATCTGGTGAATTTGGTAGGATACTGTGTAGATAAAGGCCAGCACATGTTAATTTATGAGTTCATGAGAAACGGAAGCCTAGCAGATCACTTATACA GTCAAGAGGAAGAAGTATTGAGTTGGGACGTACGGCTTGAAATTGCTCTTGATATTTCACATGGAATTGGGTATCTTCATGATGGG GCAGTCCCCCCCGTCATCCATAGGGATTTGAAGTCAGCTAACATATTGCTTGACAGATCGATGAGAGCCAAG GTTGCTGATTTTGGACTGTCAAAGGAAGAGGCCTTTGATGGCAGAAAGTCGGGCATTAAAGGTACATACGGATACATAGATCCTGAATACATAACCACAAACAAGTTCACGACGAAGAGTGACATCTACAGTTTCGGTATTATCCTCTTTGAGCTCATCACAGCCATCCACCCGCAGCAAAACTTGATGGAATACGTCAATCTC GCGGGTATGAGTCCAGATGGTGTGGATGAAATTCTTGACAATAGACTAATTGGAGATTGTAAGATCGTAGAGGTGAGGAACCTAGCTAGCATTGCCCACAAATGCTTGCGCAAAACGTCTAGAAGGCGGCCTTCAATCGCAGAAGTTTCACAGGCTATATCAAAGATAAAACAGAGCCGCCTTTCCAAAGATGATACCATGTCTTTTTCTAGAGAAGATGCTGCCGGCCTGGCGTGCCGGACTGAGCTTCAACAAGTGCAGTTGAGCAAAATGAGCAGCATAAATGAAATCATGTAA